In Malus sylvestris chromosome 16, drMalSylv7.2, whole genome shotgun sequence, the following are encoded in one genomic region:
- the LOC126606555 gene encoding probable receptor-like protein kinase At2g39360 → MPKPSAAVVGGAAGALALLAIVIAFVWFCRAHCKSFSNRTSETGSSDPSALVEWNRGGPSSGARQGPRVFTLEELDQATKHFDESNLLGYGSFGLVYKGLLRDGTVVAIKRRPGAPRHDFVSEVTYLSEIRHRHLVTILGYCQESGYQVLVYEYLPNGSISSHLYDTRPEPSTKLEFKQRLSIALGAARGLSHLHGLKPPIVHKNFKTANVLVDENFIAKVADAGISKLLEKIEEAGPSSTSSVNFFEDPEAGASGVTSEMSDVYSFGVFALELLTGQEAVHIGSLGSNESLFQWVESRLSSNNLVDRRLAGSFTAEGMRDLIRLTLQCMSFPAKRRPKMEMVVAELERIQEKEMAMTTVMGEGTDTITLGSVLFT, encoded by the exons ATGCCAAAGCCATCTGCTGCTGTTGTTGGAGGTGCTGCTGGGGCACTTGCCTTGCTCGCAATCGTCATCGCATTTGTGTGGTTCTGCAGGGCTCATTGCAAGAGTTTTTCGAACAGGACCTCTGAAACAGGCTCCTCAGATCCATCTGCATTAG TGGAATGGAACAGGGGTGGGCCCAGCTCGGGGGCACGACAGGGGCCGAGGGTCTTCACATTGGAGGAGTTAGACCAGGCAACCAAGCATTTTGATGAAAGCAATCTGCTGGGATATGGAAGCTTTGGCCTGGTTTATAAAGGATTGCTGCGTGATGGGACTGTTGTGGCTATCAAAAGGCGGCCTGGTGCTCCTAGACACGATTTTGTCTCAGAG GTGACATATTTGTCGGAGATTCGTCATCGACATTTAGTTACAATTCTAGGTTACTGCCAGGAAAGTGGATATCAAGTACTGGTTTATGAGTATTTACCAAATGGCAGCATCTCTAGTCACCTATATG ATACTAGACCAGAGCCATCAACTAAACTTGAGTTTAAGCAAAGGCTATCAATAGCTCTAGGCGCCGCGAGAG GTTTATCCCACTTGCATGGCCTAAAGCCTCCCATAGTACATAAAAACTTCAAAACAGCCAATGTGTTGGTTGATGAGAACTTCATTGCTAAGGTTGCAGATGCAGGAATCTCAAAACTGCTAGAGAAGATAGAAGAAGCAGGTCCTTCTAGCACGTCTAGTGTCAATTTTTTCGAAGATCCAGA GGCTGGAGCATCCGGGGTTACCTCTGAAATGAGTGATGTGTACAGCTTCGGGGTTTTCGCTTTGGAGCTTCTAACTGGACAGGAGGCCGTGCACATTGGCTCATTGGGATCAAATGAAAGCTTATTTCAATGG GTGGAATCGCGGCTGAGTTCGAATAACCTAGTGGACCGCAGGCTAGCTGGAAGCTTCACCGCGGAGGGAATGAGGGACTTGATCAGGCTGACACTGCAATGCATGAGTTTTCCGGCAAAAAGGCGGCCGAAGATGGAGATGGTTGTGGCGGAGCTAGAAAGAATTCAAGAGAAAGAAATGGCAATGACAACAGTCATGGGTGAGGGAACTGATACAATCACTCTTGGGAGTGTACTattcacttga